One Cystobacter ferrugineus genomic window, CTTGAAGGGTAGAGTGGGGCATGGAGGGCCAGGCCACAGGGTGTCCCTCCAGACGTAGGTTGGGGGGGAGGGAGCAGTCGACCCCCCAGCTCTCCGAGAACGGAATCCCATGACTCAAGCTACCCACCGAGATGCTTCACGCGAGAAGGGGCAGCCGACCTTCGTGTTCGTCCACGGAGCCGGCAGTAATTCGTTCAGCTGGGCTCCGCTGCTTCGCGAGCTCACCCTGCTGGGGCATCGCACGCTCGCCGTTGACTTGCCGGGCCATGGCTTCGACGCGCAGTTCCCCATCTCGTACCAGGCCCCCCAGGACCTGGAGGCGTTCGCCAACGAGCCGTCGTCGATGGCACGCTTCACCCTCCAGGACAACGTGGACCATGTCGTCGACATCGTGCGGCGCGTCGCCGTGCACGGGCCGGTCATCCTGGTCGGTGCCAGCATGGGCGGGGTGACCATCAGCGGGGTCGGCAATGCCGTCCCCGACCTGCTCGCCCGGCTCGTCTACATCTCCGCCTGGTGCTGCGTCGATCTGCCCAGCATCGCCGAGTACAGTCAGGCGCCGGAGAACAACGAGAGCCTGCTGCCGAGCCTGGCGGGAGTGGCCGTGGGAAATCCCACGCAGATCGGGGTGGGCCGGGCCAACTACCGCTCGTCCGACCCGTCCTTCCTCGCCAATGCGAAAGCCGCCCTGATGGCCGAGGCCACCGATGATCAATTCCGGGCGTTCCTCAACACCTTGCAGCCCGACGAGTCGATCTCGGTCATGGTGGCGGATGCTCGGGTCGATGCGCGCACCTGGGGACGGGTCCCCCACAGCTACATTCGTCTCACCCAGGATCGGTCGATCCCTCTCTCCATGCAGAACAAGATGATCGCCGAGGCCGATGCCCTGACGCCGAACAACCGGTTCGACGTGAGGACCGTCGAGTCCAGCCACGTCGGCTTCATCCTGAAGGCCCGAGAGGTCGCTGGGATCCTCGCCAGTCTCGTGTAGTCCCCCTGGCGTTCGACGGGCTTCCTCGGGGATGGCCGTCGACGGAGCACGCGGGCGCGGAAGCGGGGCCGTCACCTGGCACCCGTTCTCCGCGCAGCCGCGGCGAGGAAGTCTGGCCACGAGGGGTTTTGGGCGGTATGCCGCCGTCATGGCGGATGTTCCCAAACCCCCGGATGCCCCGTTGCAGATCCAGCTCGATGACGAGGTCGCCAACGGTCAGTACGTGAACATGGCGATGGTCAACCACACGGAGACGGAGTTCACCCTGGACTTCATCTACGTCCAACCGCACCAGGTCCGTGCGAAGGTGCGCTCGCGAATCATTCTCAACCCCAAACACGTCAAGCGTCTGCTCCTCGTGATGCAGGAAAGTCTTGCCTCCTATGAGGCGCGCTTCGGTCCCCTCGGCCCTTCGGGCGAGGGCCCGTCCATGAACTGAGGTGGGACATGTGGGACGGGGAGCGGGAGATTTCGCGACGCTGGCCTCCGACGCCGGGCCAGCGCAGACTCGGAGGCCTCGTGCGACTCGTCGGCTTGCTGCTCACTCTCTGTTTGTTCGTTCCCTCGGCCCATGCCGCCTGCCCCGCGGATGGCGTGCAACTGTTTCCCGCGCCGGGCTCGGTGGTTCCCACCAATACGCGCCTCCTGCTCGAAGGAGTGGGGTCCTTGTCCGGCACGGTGGGCGCGCTGCCCGGCCGCATCCTGCGGATGCAAGCGCAGGGGCACGAGGTGGAGGTGCGCGTCCAGCGCGGCTGGACGAGTACCCTGGGGCGCACCCTCGTCATCCTGCGGCTCTCGAGCCCGCTCAAGCCGGGGCTCGTCTATACCTTGCGCCTGGACGACGTGCTGCCCGGGGTGAAGGTGCTCAACAGCGCGGGGCACTCGCTGCCCGAGTGGAACAGCGGGCGGGGACAGGATCTGGCGCGTCCGCGCTGGCTCAAGCGTCCCGTGGTGAGCGAGGGCATCTTCCGCCGCACCCGCGAGGGCAGCGAGCGCTTCGTCAAGCTGCGCATGTCCCTGTCCGAGGACAGCCCCGCGTACGCGCAGGTGACGCTCAGCCGGGGCAAGGACAAGGACAACATGGCGCCCCAGCACTATGTCATCCCGCTGCATGACGGCGTGGCCCTGCTGGGCCATGGCGCCTGCGGAGGGGCATTCGCCCTGGAAGATGGCAAGAGCTACCGGGCGAAGATCGATGTATTCGATGCGGCAGGCAACCTCGTGCCGGGGACGGCTCCCCTGCAATTCGAGTCACCCGTGGCGACCCAGGAGAACCCATGACGGTGGATTTGGAGACGCTCAAGCAGCAGATGGCGGAGCACATTCACTCCCTCCAGGACGAGATTTGTGGCGCGTTGGAGCGCTTGGATGGAAAGGTCCGCTTTCGCGAGGACCACTGGAAGCGGCCGGGTGGCGGAGGAGGACGCAGCCGCGTGCTGGAGGAGGGGGCGTTCCTGGAGAAGGGCGGGGTGAGCACCTCGGTGGTGTTCGGCGAGCTGGAGGCGGCGTTCGCGAGCAAGTTGCAGGGCGAGGGGCGCACCTTCTGGGCGGGAGGCCTGTCGCTGGTGCTCCATCCGCGCAACCCGCATGTGCCCACCGTGCACGCCAACTACCGCTTCATCCACCAGGGCTCGAAGGCCTGGTTCGGCGGAGGCGCGGACCTGACGCCGTACTACCTCCAGGAGGAGGACGCGGTGCACTTCCACCGCGTCCACAAGGAGGCGTGTGACCGGCACGATCCCGCGTACTACCCGCGCTACAAGAAGGCGTGTGATGAGTACTTCTACCTGCGCCACCGGGAAGAGGCGCGGGGCGTGGGCGGCATCTTCTTCGAGAACACGGGCGTGGAGCTGGAGCGCGAGTTCGCCTTCGTGAAGGACGTGAGCCGGGCCTTCCTGCCCGCGTACCTGCCCATCGCCGAGCGGCGCAAGGACACGCCCTACACCGAGGAGCAGCGCGCCTGGCAGGAACTGCGGCGCGGGCGGTACGTGGAGTTCAACCTCGTGTGGGACCGGGGCACCATCTTCGGTCTGGAGACGAAGGGGCGCACCGAGTCCATCCTCATGTCCCTGCCGCCGCGGGTGCGCTGGCGCTACGACTACCACCCGGAGCCGGGCACCGAGGAGGCGCGTCTGGTGGAGGTGCTCCGTCGTCCGCGCGATTGGGTGGGCGCCTGACATGACCCGCAGCGGGAAGATGCTCGTGGGAGGGGCGGTGTTCGCCGTCCTGGGGCTGGGTGCCCTCGGCGTCTTCGTGTTGCGGTCGCCGGGGCGAGCGGGGGCCGTGGTCGACGCGACGGCCATGTCGCAGGAGGCGCGGGTCAACGTGCTGCGCCTGTGCAGTGACGCGCAGGCCTACCGGGATGAGCACGGCGTCTTCCTCCAGGCGGGCCCCGTGCCCGCGCAGGTGCCCCGGGGCGGAGAGGCGGTGCTTTTCGCACCCGATGAGAACATGCGAAAGCTGGGCTTCGAGCCCAGCGAGCACGTGCGGCACCAGTATCAGGTGGTGGTGCAGGAGACTCCCCTGGGAGAGCCCGAGGTCACCTGCTACGCGCGAGGTGATCGAGACGGGGACGGACAGGTCTCCGTCTTCCGCGTCACGCTGGATGTCAACGGGATGACGTCCGAGGTGAAGGCGGAGCGCGAGGAGGAGTGAAGGTTAGAAGGTCGGGCCGCGCCCCCTGGAAACTTGCTCGCCATCCAGACGACAATCCAGGTGA contains:
- a CDS encoding alpha/beta hydrolase, whose translation is MTQATHRDASREKGQPTFVFVHGAGSNSFSWAPLLRELTLLGHRTLAVDLPGHGFDAQFPISYQAPQDLEAFANEPSSMARFTLQDNVDHVVDIVRRVAVHGPVILVGASMGGVTISGVGNAVPDLLARLVYISAWCCVDLPSIAEYSQAPENNESLLPSLAGVAVGNPTQIGVGRANYRSSDPSFLANAKAALMAEATDDQFRAFLNTLQPDESISVMVADARVDARTWGRVPHSYIRLTQDRSIPLSMQNKMIAEADALTPNNRFDVRTVESSHVGFILKAREVAGILASLV
- a CDS encoding DUF3467 domain-containing protein; translated protein: MADVPKPPDAPLQIQLDDEVANGQYVNMAMVNHTETEFTLDFIYVQPHQVRAKVRSRIILNPKHVKRLLLVMQESLASYEARFGPLGPSGEGPSMN
- the hemF gene encoding oxygen-dependent coproporphyrinogen oxidase — protein: MTVDLETLKQQMAEHIHSLQDEICGALERLDGKVRFREDHWKRPGGGGGRSRVLEEGAFLEKGGVSTSVVFGELEAAFASKLQGEGRTFWAGGLSLVLHPRNPHVPTVHANYRFIHQGSKAWFGGGADLTPYYLQEEDAVHFHRVHKEACDRHDPAYYPRYKKACDEYFYLRHREEARGVGGIFFENTGVELEREFAFVKDVSRAFLPAYLPIAERRKDTPYTEEQRAWQELRRGRYVEFNLVWDRGTIFGLETKGRTESILMSLPPRVRWRYDYHPEPGTEEARLVEVLRRPRDWVGA